The following coding sequences lie in one Polynucleobacter sp. HIN7 genomic window:
- the ppsA gene encoding phosphoenolpyruvate synthase: MSMQNKQNAYVLPFEELRVGDVESVGGKNSSLGEMISQLASAGVRVPTGFATTSIAFRDFLKHNQLDQKISERLAKLNVDDVRALAEAGAQIRSWIEGAAFQPQLEAEIRAAFQKLDASGKGSFAVRSSATAEDLPDASFAGQQETFLNVSGIDDVLKKIREVFASLYNDRAISYRVHKGFAHADVALSAGVQRMVRSDLGAAGVMFTLDTESGFPGVVFITSSYGLGETVVQGAVNPDEFYVFKETLAKGKKAIIRKSLGSKLIQMQFAPQGSTERVQTVEVGPEERNRFSISDEDVTELAKYAVIIEKHYGRPMDIEWGKDGVDGKIYILQARPETVKSQAADQVELRYRLKGNSKVITTGRAIGQKIGGGPVRVIRDASEMDRVQPGDVLVADMTDPNWEPVMKRASAIVTNRGGRTCHAAIIARELGVPAVVGCSNATDVLQDGAVVTVSCAEGDEGRIYDGLIETEVTEVKRGVLPDIPVKITMNIGNPQLAFDFCQLPNAGVGLARLEFIINNYIGVHPRAVLEYPNIDADLKRAVESVARGYSSPRAFYEDKLVEGVATIAAAFYPKPVIVRLSDFKSNEYKKLIGGSRYEPDEENPMLGFRGASRYVSEDFGEAFALECAAMKRVREEMGLDNVEIMVPFVRTIAQAKRVIDMMAKFGLQRGVNGLKLIMMCEIPSNAILADQFLEYFDGFSIGSNDMTQLTLGLDRDSGMELLAIDFDERDPAVEFMIERSIDACVKQGKYVGICGQGPSDHPDFAKWLVKKGITSISLNPDSVVQTWEFLAKNGS, from the coding sequence ATGTCTATGCAAAATAAGCAAAACGCCTATGTTTTGCCTTTTGAGGAGCTGCGTGTCGGCGATGTTGAGTCGGTAGGCGGTAAAAATTCCTCACTGGGTGAAATGATTTCACAATTGGCATCTGCAGGGGTCCGTGTGCCAACCGGTTTTGCCACCACATCCATCGCATTTCGGGATTTTTTAAAACACAATCAACTGGATCAAAAGATTTCGGAGCGGCTTGCTAAGCTCAATGTTGATGACGTTCGTGCTTTGGCAGAAGCGGGTGCGCAGATTCGTTCGTGGATCGAAGGAGCTGCTTTTCAACCTCAGTTAGAGGCCGAAATACGAGCAGCTTTTCAAAAACTCGATGCATCCGGCAAAGGATCGTTTGCGGTCCGCTCTTCGGCAACGGCTGAGGACCTACCTGACGCTTCATTTGCAGGTCAGCAAGAAACCTTTTTGAACGTATCGGGTATTGATGATGTATTAAAAAAGATCCGTGAGGTGTTTGCATCCCTGTATAACGATCGTGCGATTTCCTACCGTGTCCACAAAGGATTTGCCCATGCAGATGTGGCTCTTTCTGCGGGTGTGCAGCGTATGGTGCGCTCAGACCTTGGAGCGGCAGGCGTGATGTTCACTCTCGATACAGAGTCTGGCTTTCCAGGAGTGGTTTTTATTACCTCAAGCTATGGCTTGGGCGAGACCGTCGTGCAGGGTGCAGTTAATCCCGATGAGTTTTATGTTTTCAAAGAGACTCTTGCAAAAGGTAAAAAAGCGATTATCCGGAAGTCGTTAGGATCGAAATTAATTCAGATGCAATTTGCTCCCCAAGGTTCCACAGAGCGTGTACAAACTGTTGAGGTAGGTCCTGAAGAGCGCAATCGTTTCTCAATTAGCGATGAAGATGTTACTGAGCTTGCCAAGTATGCGGTCATTATCGAGAAGCACTATGGTCGACCCATGGATATCGAATGGGGCAAAGACGGTGTGGATGGCAAGATCTACATCCTTCAAGCCCGTCCAGAGACCGTGAAGAGCCAAGCGGCAGATCAAGTGGAACTTCGCTATCGCTTAAAGGGAAATTCAAAAGTCATTACAACCGGCCGAGCCATTGGTCAAAAAATTGGAGGCGGTCCGGTACGTGTGATTAGGGACGCCAGCGAAATGGATCGGGTTCAGCCTGGTGATGTTTTGGTGGCTGATATGACCGACCCAAATTGGGAGCCCGTCATGAAGCGGGCCTCAGCAATTGTTACCAATCGAGGTGGCAGAACCTGCCATGCCGCGATTATTGCGCGCGAGTTGGGGGTCCCTGCAGTTGTGGGCTGTAGTAATGCAACCGATGTCTTACAAGATGGTGCGGTTGTTACTGTTTCGTGCGCCGAGGGTGATGAAGGACGCATTTATGACGGTCTGATTGAAACCGAGGTTACTGAGGTAAAGCGTGGGGTTCTGCCAGACATACCAGTCAAGATCACCATGAACATCGGCAACCCTCAATTAGCGTTTGATTTCTGCCAACTGCCGAATGCAGGGGTTGGCCTAGCTCGTCTGGAATTCATTATCAACAATTACATTGGCGTGCATCCCCGCGCAGTGTTGGAGTACCCCAATATTGACGCTGATCTAAAGCGAGCAGTGGAGAGTGTAGCGCGTGGCTATTCAAGTCCACGAGCATTTTATGAGGATAAATTGGTTGAAGGTGTGGCCACGATTGCCGCGGCTTTCTATCCCAAGCCAGTGATTGTGCGCCTTTCAGACTTTAAGTCCAACGAGTATAAGAAGTTGATTGGTGGGTCTCGTTACGAGCCAGATGAAGAGAATCCCATGCTCGGTTTTCGGGGGGCATCGCGGTATGTGTCGGAGGATTTCGGGGAGGCCTTTGCTCTTGAATGCGCGGCGATGAAGCGGGTACGCGAGGAAATGGGCTTAGATAATGTTGAGATCATGGTGCCGTTTGTGCGCACGATTGCCCAGGCAAAGCGCGTGATTGACATGATGGCTAAGTTTGGTCTGCAACGTGGAGTGAATGGCCTGAAATTGATCATGATGTGCGAGATTCCATCAAATGCCATTCTGGCCGATCAATTCTTGGAGTATTTTGATGGCTTCTCGATTGGTTCAAACGATATGACCCAGTTAACCTTGGGGCTTGATCGCGACTCTGGCATGGAGCTCTTAGCGATTGATTTCGATGAACGCGATCCGGCGGTGGAGTTCATGATCGAGCGCTCGATTGATGCCTGCGTCAAACAAGGTAAGTATGTCGGTATTTGTGGACAGGGCCCGTCTGATCATCCAGACTTTGCCAAGTGGCTGGTCAAAAAAGGAATCACCTCAATCTCACTCAACCCAGACAGTGTTGTACAAACCTGGGAGTTTTTGGCCAAGAACGGATCGTAA
- the lpxA gene encoding acyl-ACP--UDP-N-acetylglucosamine O-acyltransferase: protein MATIHASAIVDSKAQLADNVVIGPYAVIGPHVTMGSGCTVGSHSVIEGHTSLGQDNRIGHFAAIGGEPQDMKYRGEPTQLIIGDRNTIREFTTIHTGTAQDQGITRIGNDNWIMAYVHIAHDCQIGNHTIFSSNAQIAGHVEVGDWAILGGMSGVHQFVRIGAHAMLGGASALVQDIPPFVMAAGDKAGPHGINVEGLKRRGYLPEAIMELRNAYKVLYKDGLSFEEAKVAIDAMAKQQADVKTQEALLQFHQFLAASSRGIIR from the coding sequence ATGGCCACAATCCATGCAAGTGCCATCGTTGATTCCAAGGCGCAATTAGCCGATAACGTCGTTATTGGACCTTATGCTGTGATTGGGCCTCATGTCACCATGGGTTCAGGTTGCACGGTTGGTTCGCATTCCGTGATTGAAGGGCATACAAGTCTTGGACAAGATAATCGGATTGGTCACTTTGCAGCCATCGGCGGCGAACCGCAGGACATGAAATACCGTGGTGAGCCAACCCAATTGATCATTGGTGACCGCAATACGATTCGGGAGTTCACGACCATTCATACGGGTACTGCGCAAGATCAGGGCATCACCCGAATTGGCAATGACAATTGGATCATGGCTTATGTACATATTGCGCATGATTGCCAAATTGGTAATCACACCATCTTCTCAAGTAACGCCCAAATTGCCGGGCATGTTGAAGTAGGAGATTGGGCGATTCTGGGTGGAATGTCGGGTGTTCATCAGTTTGTTCGTATTGGGGCGCATGCGATGTTAGGTGGGGCCTCGGCACTTGTACAAGATATCCCCCCATTTGTGATGGCGGCGGGCGATAAAGCTGGACCCCATGGAATCAATGTCGAGGGCTTAAAGCGCCGCGGCTATTTACCGGAGGCGATTATGGAGCTCCGTAATGCCTATAAGGTTTTATACAAAGATGGGCTGAGTTTTGAAGAGGCAAAAGTTGCGATCGACGCCATGGCAAAGCAGCAAGCGGATGTCAAAACCCAAGAAGCCTTGCTTCAGTTTCATCAATTCTTAGCCGCCTCTAGTCGCGGCATTATCCGGTAA
- a CDS encoding TrmH family RNA methyltransferase, producing the protein MHNSKGVISSKENHLLKRIRQLQQAGSKGQRARQEFQLAVMEGIHLLQVWQGDPRLQSILTTPSALANTEIAAIIDAHCEQCPEVEIQLLDESLWSSISELEHAPQIMGLVRLESPKSTAKNLLGDTVILDAIQDAGNVGTILRTALACNFNQIVCTVGTAHIWSPKVLRAAMGAHRYLTFYEAQSIDDVTSNIEAPLLATTMTAERSLYSIEARLQKPVAWVFGNEGQGVSPELLGQATPIRVPQNPQLESLNVASTAAICLYETLRARGQFNS; encoded by the coding sequence ATGCATAACTCCAAGGGTGTTATTTCTTCTAAAGAAAATCATTTACTCAAGCGCATTCGTCAGCTTCAGCAAGCGGGTAGCAAGGGGCAGAGGGCTCGCCAGGAGTTTCAGCTTGCGGTCATGGAAGGCATCCATTTACTCCAAGTCTGGCAAGGCGACCCGCGTTTACAGAGCATCCTGACTACTCCATCAGCACTCGCAAATACAGAGATTGCAGCGATTATTGATGCTCATTGTGAGCAATGCCCAGAAGTTGAGATCCAGCTGCTTGATGAGTCTTTATGGTCCTCTATCAGCGAGCTAGAGCATGCTCCGCAAATCATGGGCTTAGTTCGCCTTGAATCTCCAAAGTCTACTGCAAAGAATCTGCTCGGTGATACTGTAATTCTGGATGCTATTCAGGATGCTGGGAATGTCGGAACGATTTTGCGTACCGCTTTAGCTTGTAATTTCAATCAAATTGTGTGTACGGTTGGAACCGCCCATATTTGGTCGCCGAAGGTGCTTCGTGCGGCCATGGGAGCACATCGTTACCTGACTTTTTATGAGGCACAAAGCATCGATGATGTGACCAGTAATATTGAGGCACCCTTATTGGCAACGACCATGACTGCCGAGCGCTCACTGTACTCTATTGAAGCGCGTCTACAAAAGCCGGTTGCTTGGGTATTTGGTAATGAGGGACAAGGGGTCTCCCCAGAGCTCTTGGGACAAGCCACTCCAATTCGGGTTCCCCAAAATCCACAGCTGGAGTCTTTAAATGTGGCGAGCACCGCCGCCATTTGTTTGTATGAAACCCTGCGGGCCCGAGGGCAATTTAATTCCTGA
- the fabZ gene encoding 3-hydroxyacyl-ACP dehydratase FabZ — protein MSQAVIDIHKILKLLPHRYPFLLVDRVIELDPGKTIKALKNVTMNEPFFQGHFPDFPVMPGVLIIEALAQTAALLTFSEEHDPEDVYYFAGIDGARFKRIVLPGDQLIMHATFERGKAGIYKFQVKATVQDELAAEASITCAVRKKSV, from the coding sequence ATGAGTCAAGCAGTGATTGATATTCACAAGATTCTGAAACTACTCCCCCATCGATATCCATTTTTGTTGGTCGATCGGGTCATTGAGTTAGATCCCGGAAAAACCATCAAGGCATTGAAAAATGTCACGATGAATGAGCCATTCTTTCAGGGTCATTTTCCAGACTTTCCGGTGATGCCAGGTGTTCTCATTATTGAAGCACTGGCTCAAACCGCGGCACTCTTAACATTTTCCGAAGAGCATGACCCAGAGGATGTGTATTACTTTGCAGGAATCGATGGCGCGCGTTTTAAACGGATCGTATTACCTGGTGATCAGCTCATCATGCACGCTACATTTGAGCGCGGTAAGGCTGGTATTTATAAGTTTCAGGTTAAAGCGACCGTCCAAGATGAATTAGCAGCTGAGGCATCCATTACCTGTGCGGTTCGAAAGAAGAGTGTGTAA
- a CDS encoding transglutaminase family protein — protein MHLQIEHHTEYQYDNPVRYSIQELRLSPLDNKGQTIVKWQIQSPVKAKSTQDTFGNTCQTLVLDAPYKSMSITAKGEVKSHGCYEYRDDTHAVSPYYLLQPSSLTQISEPMQSYFESALPNKRDIDSVLALADAIRAGIRYQAGVTTFATTAAQSFAMQTGVCQDHSHIMLSLCRFANIPARYVSGYFFAEESPNLASHAWVDVCLDADQGRWISIDVTHACLTDQRHIRLAIGRDYYSAAPIKGIRSGGGQEELRARIAIQQVKVL, from the coding sequence ATGCACTTACAAATTGAGCACCATACCGAATACCAATACGACAATCCAGTTCGCTATTCGATTCAGGAGTTAAGACTAAGCCCACTAGATAACAAAGGGCAAACGATTGTAAAGTGGCAAATTCAGTCGCCCGTCAAAGCCAAGTCCACTCAAGACACTTTTGGTAATACCTGCCAAACATTAGTACTCGACGCGCCCTATAAATCAATGAGCATTACTGCCAAAGGAGAAGTCAAGAGCCATGGATGCTATGAGTACCGGGATGATACCCATGCCGTGTCCCCGTACTATCTTCTACAGCCATCCAGCCTCACACAAATATCAGAACCAATGCAATCGTATTTTGAATCGGCACTTCCTAATAAACGTGACATTGATTCTGTTTTGGCTCTAGCCGATGCGATTCGTGCCGGCATTCGTTATCAAGCAGGTGTCACGACCTTTGCAACGACAGCAGCTCAATCATTTGCGATGCAGACTGGGGTCTGCCAAGATCATAGTCACATCATGCTAAGTCTATGTCGGTTTGCCAATATTCCAGCGCGCTATGTTAGCGGCTACTTCTTTGCCGAAGAATCTCCAAACCTAGCAAGTCATGCCTGGGTAGATGTTTGTTTGGATGCAGATCAAGGTCGCTGGATCAGTATTGATGTAACCCATGCCTGCCTGACGGATCAACGGCATATTCGCTTGGCCATTGGAAGGGATTATTATTCAGCTGCACCCATCAAAGGAATCCGTTCCGGTGGTGGCCAAGAGGAGCTACGGGCTCGCATTGCCATACAACAAGTGAAAGTGCTGTAA
- the lpxB gene encoding lipid-A-disaccharide synthase: MPSLACVAGEPSGDLIAAPALSALKQIPYTRDLRMFGIGGPAMQAEGFISRWPMETLSVRGYVEALAQLPAILRLRSELLHYLLKVERPDIFLGIDAPDFNLGVETRLKQHGVPTLHLVSPSIWAWRGGRIHKIARAVDRVLCLFPFEPEIYEKAGIAASYVGHPLASEIPEIVDQAAAKNDLGIDGITIAVLPGSRQSEIELIGPLFFETIAILAKQLEGQKVHFVLPIAAPHLRPAIERLQQQLLASHPDVQLILLDGDANLALAAADVVLIASGTATLQAALWKKPMVISYKVPWLTAQIMKRQGYLPYVGLPNILCGEFVVPELLQDAAKPEALAREVMHWLSHPAAVQKLQKRFEELHRILKRPTGLLVAQAVEQTLRERA, encoded by the coding sequence TTGCCGAGTCTGGCTTGTGTTGCAGGAGAGCCGTCTGGGGATTTAATCGCAGCCCCTGCGCTTTCAGCCCTAAAGCAAATACCGTACACTCGCGATCTTAGGATGTTTGGGATTGGCGGGCCTGCTATGCAAGCAGAAGGTTTTATCTCCCGTTGGCCGATGGAGACCTTAAGTGTGCGTGGATACGTTGAAGCGCTTGCGCAACTGCCTGCTATTTTGCGATTACGCTCCGAGTTGCTGCACTATCTTTTAAAGGTCGAGCGGCCTGATATCTTTCTAGGCATTGATGCACCTGACTTTAATCTGGGGGTCGAGACCCGCTTAAAGCAGCATGGAGTCCCAACGCTTCATTTAGTTTCCCCATCCATTTGGGCTTGGCGAGGTGGCCGCATTCATAAAATTGCTCGCGCGGTCGATCGGGTTCTGTGCCTGTTTCCATTTGAGCCAGAGATTTATGAGAAGGCTGGAATTGCTGCAAGCTATGTTGGCCACCCCTTAGCCAGCGAGATCCCAGAAATTGTGGATCAAGCTGCAGCAAAGAACGATTTAGGTATTGATGGCATCACCATTGCGGTGTTACCAGGCAGTCGTCAGTCGGAGATTGAGTTAATCGGCCCACTATTTTTTGAGACCATTGCCATTCTTGCAAAGCAATTGGAGGGCCAGAAGGTTCATTTTGTTCTTCCTATTGCCGCACCTCATTTACGACCTGCCATTGAGCGTTTACAGCAGCAACTCCTAGCCAGTCATCCCGATGTCCAATTGATCCTATTGGACGGAGATGCTAACCTGGCATTAGCCGCTGCCGATGTGGTCTTGATCGCCAGCGGGACCGCAACCCTACAAGCGGCGCTTTGGAAAAAACCCATGGTGATTTCATATAAGGTGCCTTGGCTAACTGCCCAGATTATGAAACGACAAGGGTACTTGCCATACGTGGGTTTGCCTAATATTCTGTGTGGCGAGTTTGTGGTGCCCGAGCTTTTACAAGATGCAGCCAAGCCTGAGGCCTTGGCTCGTGAAGTGATGCATTGGCTGAGCCACCCCGCAGCCGTTCAAAAACTTCAAAAGCGTTTTGAAGAGCTGCATCGGATACTGAAAAGGCCAACAGGGCTTTTGGTAGCTCAAGCGGTTGAACAAACCCTGCGTGAGAGAGCATAG
- a CDS encoding peptidase — protein MTYCVALCLDEGLVFLADTRTNAGVDQIGTFRKMALFHQDRERFFVLMSSGNLAITQAVKEILLQGEMFDGINLWNAKSCHEAATVVGSAVKKVRERDFEDLQKSGIEFNCNLIFGGQIQGEKPRLFNIYAAGNFIETTPETPYFQIGESKYGKPILDRVIRFNTPLNLATKCVLISMDSTIKSNISVGLPLDLLVYEKDSFNLDRLITIDEDNPYFEMMHRIWGEKLKEVALSIPEPSWNGSKKSISILSPSKKLGSVPVHKPKGKSSSQVKRLKRVKK, from the coding sequence ATGACCTATTGCGTTGCCCTTTGCCTCGATGAAGGCCTAGTCTTCTTAGCCGATACTCGAACGAATGCGGGAGTTGACCAAATCGGTACCTTTCGTAAGATGGCCCTCTTTCATCAAGACCGAGAGCGTTTTTTTGTTCTCATGAGCTCGGGTAACTTAGCCATTACCCAAGCAGTCAAAGAAATTCTGCTCCAAGGTGAAATGTTCGATGGCATCAATCTTTGGAATGCCAAAAGCTGTCATGAGGCAGCGACGGTGGTTGGTTCTGCAGTCAAGAAAGTAAGAGAGCGCGATTTTGAGGATCTGCAAAAGTCAGGAATTGAGTTCAATTGCAACTTAATTTTTGGTGGACAAATCCAGGGTGAGAAACCTCGTTTATTTAATATTTACGCTGCCGGTAACTTCATTGAAACTACACCGGAGACTCCGTACTTTCAAATTGGAGAATCCAAATACGGTAAACCCATTCTCGATCGGGTGATTCGTTTTAATACCCCGCTTAATTTAGCGACCAAATGTGTCCTGATCTCGATGGACTCGACTATTAAAAGTAATATTTCCGTTGGCTTACCGCTCGATCTCTTGGTCTATGAGAAAGACTCTTTCAATTTAGATAGATTAATCACGATTGATGAAGATAATCCCTACTTCGAAATGATGCATCGAATTTGGGGTGAGAAACTAAAAGAAGTGGCACTCAGCATTCCAGAACCCAGTTGGAATGGCTCTAAGAAAAGTATTTCGATTCTATCGCCGTCAAAGAAGCTGGGCAGCGTACCTGTCCATAAACCCAAAGGCAAATCTTCAAGCCAAGTAAAACGACTAAAAAGGGTAAAAAAATAA
- the ppsR gene encoding posphoenolpyruvate synthetase regulatory kinase/phosphorylase PpsR, with product MTLPANTLPRIVYIVSDGTGITAENFSQSILAQFEASFRQVRIPFVDTIDKAHDAVSQINGTDPKYGQAIVFTTLVNPEVNQIVGQAKALVLDMFQTFVAPLEQTLGMRSTHAINRLHHNADTDAYKNRIEAINYSLAHDDGQSNQNLVDANVILVGVSRVGKTPTSLYLAMQYGLKAANYPLIPEDFERGQLPKDLLSHKQKIFGLTIDPERLSEIRNERRPGSNYAKLENCRYEINEATAMMRRESIPWVSTTSKSIEEIATTILQAIRSDKTILG from the coding sequence ATGACTCTTCCGGCCAATACCCTACCTCGCATTGTTTACATCGTCTCTGATGGAACGGGTATTACCGCTGAAAACTTTAGTCAATCGATCCTAGCTCAGTTCGAGGCTAGCTTTCGACAGGTTCGTATTCCTTTTGTGGATACCATCGATAAAGCGCATGACGCGGTATCTCAAATTAATGGCACCGATCCCAAGTATGGCCAAGCGATTGTTTTTACCACCCTTGTCAATCCAGAGGTAAACCAGATCGTTGGGCAAGCCAAAGCTTTAGTGCTTGATATGTTCCAAACCTTTGTGGCACCCCTTGAACAAACGCTAGGAATGCGCTCAACCCATGCAATCAATCGCCTGCATCACAATGCTGATACGGATGCTTATAAAAACCGGATTGAAGCGATTAACTATTCCTTAGCCCATGACGATGGCCAGTCCAATCAAAATCTGGTCGATGCGAATGTAATTCTGGTGGGCGTATCTCGGGTTGGTAAAACACCAACTAGCCTTTATTTGGCGATGCAGTATGGATTAAAGGCAGCCAACTACCCCTTAATCCCCGAAGATTTTGAGCGCGGCCAGCTGCCCAAAGATCTTCTCTCTCATAAACAAAAGATTTTTGGTTTAACGATCGACCCCGAACGCCTCTCTGAGATCCGGAATGAACGCCGGCCGGGAAGTAACTATGCCAAGCTAGAAAACTGTCGATATGAGATTAATGAAGCCACTGCCATGATGCGACGCGAGTCCATTCCATGGGTCTCGACCACTAGCAAATCAATTGAAGAGATTGCAACCACCATCCTTCAGGCCATTCGTTCTGATAAAACCATCCTTGGCTAG
- the rnhB gene encoding ribonuclease HII: MSIWICGVDEAGRGPLVGAVVAGAVVLDPRQPIIGLKDSKKLSPAKREVLYAEIVSRARAWGIGEASPQEIDELNILQATMLAMQRAIQSLVDRMGEWPSEALIDGNRCPSLPIPARAIIQGDAKEPAISAASILAKVHRDQQMQILHEQFPQYGFNQHMGYPTEAHIAALKHYGPCADHRRSFGPVRELINA; this comes from the coding sequence ATGAGTATTTGGATTTGCGGAGTTGATGAAGCGGGGCGCGGTCCATTGGTTGGTGCAGTTGTCGCTGGAGCGGTCGTACTGGATCCCCGGCAACCCATTATTGGACTTAAAGACTCAAAAAAGTTAAGCCCTGCCAAGCGTGAAGTGCTTTATGCTGAAATTGTGTCAAGGGCAAGGGCTTGGGGTATTGGCGAAGCATCCCCCCAAGAGATTGATGAGCTCAATATCTTGCAAGCGACCATGTTAGCCATGCAACGAGCGATACAGTCCCTAGTTGATCGAATGGGTGAGTGGCCAAGCGAAGCGCTCATCGATGGTAATCGTTGCCCATCCCTACCTATACCAGCGCGTGCAATTATTCAGGGAGACGCAAAAGAGCCGGCCATTTCAGCTGCATCGATCTTGGCTAAAGTGCATCGCGATCAACAGATGCAAATCCTGCATGAACAATTTCCTCAATATGGCTTTAATCAGCATATGGGCTATCCCACCGAGGCCCATATTGCAGCCCTTAAACACTATGGCCCATGCGCGGATCATCGACGCTCCTTTGGGCCAGTACGGGAGCTCATCAATGCATAA
- the lpxD gene encoding UDP-3-O-(3-hydroxymyristoyl)glucosamine N-acyltransferase, with protein MPTAIELAEQFQVSLVGDGSRLLRGLAPLERAQSDELSFLSNPLYRQQALDSSAGALIVSEADLKFLQGRAQTTKTSYLVSKNPYASFAKMAQWFAKQSAPIHPPGTSPMAVVDKTAVIPASCHIGPFVQIGPGVRLGERVVLLGQISIGEGTTLGDDCLIYPNVTIYHDCTIGDRCIIHSGAVIGADGFGFAPDFSSHGGQWLKIPQTGGVKIGQDVEVGACTTIDRGAMANTTIGDGCKIDNQVQIAHNVVIGVHTVIAGCAAIAGSTTIGNYCVIGGNANFAGHLQIADRTTVSGGTPVIRSITEPGTHITGVFPSMPHSAWERNAAILRGLDKIRERIRSLEGKASDSVSKPD; from the coding sequence ATGCCAACTGCCATCGAGCTAGCCGAACAATTTCAAGTTAGCTTGGTGGGGGATGGTTCCCGATTATTGCGTGGGCTTGCTCCGCTTGAGCGAGCCCAATCTGACGAGCTCTCTTTTTTATCGAACCCTCTCTATCGCCAACAGGCACTTGATAGTAGTGCGGGTGCATTAATCGTCAGTGAAGCAGACCTAAAGTTCCTGCAAGGGCGCGCTCAGACTACAAAGACAAGTTATCTGGTATCAAAAAATCCTTATGCCAGCTTCGCTAAGATGGCGCAGTGGTTTGCAAAGCAAAGTGCTCCAATCCACCCCCCAGGAACTAGTCCGATGGCGGTCGTGGATAAAACGGCCGTGATACCTGCCTCATGCCATATTGGACCCTTTGTGCAAATTGGCCCCGGTGTTCGTTTAGGAGAGCGTGTGGTTCTTCTGGGTCAAATTAGTATTGGTGAGGGCACTACATTAGGTGATGATTGCCTCATTTACCCCAACGTCACGATTTATCACGATTGCACAATTGGCGATCGTTGCATTATTCATAGCGGTGCCGTGATAGGGGCTGATGGTTTTGGCTTTGCCCCTGACTTTTCATCACATGGTGGTCAATGGCTCAAAATCCCACAAACGGGTGGGGTAAAGATTGGTCAGGATGTTGAAGTGGGGGCCTGCACGACGATTGATCGTGGTGCAATGGCGAACACCACGATTGGGGATGGCTGTAAGATCGACAATCAAGTCCAAATTGCGCACAACGTAGTAATTGGTGTTCATACCGTGATTGCTGGTTGTGCCGCCATTGCTGGCAGCACCACCATTGGTAATTATTGTGTGATCGGTGGCAATGCGAACTTTGCCGGTCATCTTCAGATTGCAGACCGCACCACCGTATCGGGCGGCACCCCCGTGATTCGTTCTATAACGGAGCCCGGTACACACATTACCGGTGTTTTTCCTTCCATGCCCCATTCCGCCTGGGAGCGAAATGCAGCGATTTTGCGCGGACTGGATAAAATACGGGAGCGGATTCGAAGCCTTGAAGGCAAAGCATCCGATTCGGTTAGTAAACCCGATTAG